Part of the Aquimarina sp. TRL1 genome, GAACTAGGAGTGAGGGCAAAATTAGGAAAAGCTTTTGTGGTTGATTTGGCGACGTATTATACTCATTTAGACGATGCATTAGTGCGAAGAGATTTTTTGCTCAATGGAGAGTCAGAGATTATTTATAAAGGAGAGCCTAGTAGAGTGCAGGCAATTCAGAATGCTGCTAGAGCAAAAATCTATGGATTTGAAGCAGGGGTTCAAGTATCATTCGCTAAGTATTTTAAGTTGACATCTCAATATACTATTACAGGAGGAGAAGAGGAGTTGGATAATGGAACGGTAGCTCCTTCCAGACATGTAGCTCCACAATTTGGAAATACGCATTTAGTATTTAATTCCAAATCGTGGACCATTGATGCATTTACTGTTTATAATGGAACTTTAAAATTTGATGATTTATCCCCTTCGGAACAGAATAAAGAATATTTATATGCCATAGATGGTGAAGGGAATCCTTATTCGCCTTCTTGGTATACCGTGAACCTTCGGACTCAATACAAGCTATCTGAGAACCTTCAGGGAACCTTTGCTATCGAGAATATAACAGATCAACGGTATCGCCCCTATTCTTCTGGAATCGCAGCTGCGGGAAGAAATTTTATTGTATCCATGAAATACTCATTATAAATGTCGCACTTCGCTAATACGAATACCCTTTTTGTCTTTGATATTGATGGAACATTGACTGACAGTGTGCCAATGTATTTAATGGCAGTTACAAATGCAATGTACGCTCTTGGAATCAAAGAGATAGATACAGACTATAACGCATATAAGCATCACTCGGATAGCTATGCTTTGCGATTTAATTATGAACGGAATTTTGAAATTCCTTATACTAAAGAAATACTTACGCTGTTTGAGAAAGCTTTGATAGAAGAAATGAAAACATTTTCTCCGGTGACAGAAATTAAAGGAGCTGGGCGATTTATTGATTTTCTGAAAACCGCTAAGATTCCTTTTTGTTTTGCGACGGGATCCTTGCCAAAACCTGCATTGCTAAAAATGGAGCAAAGTGGTATTTGGTGCGATGAAGCTGTTTTGGCAACTTCCAAAACACATGAAGCAAGAACGGGATTTGTAGCAGAAGCTATAGAAAAGGCTAAAAAATACTATGCCACCTCTGGGTTTTCTAAAATTATCTCTGTAGGAGATGGAGTTTGGGATTTGAAAACCGCAAAAGAGATGTCATTAGACTTTGTTGGAATAGGTTCCAAAAATAAAAAGGAATTAATAAAATTAGGAGCTCAGCATTATTTTGATTCAATAGAAGAGCTCCAAAGTTATTTCTTTTCAGATTAATTGTTTATTAGTTTTGTTATTAGAGCAGCATCGAAGTCTTTTTTCAAAGAAGTGACATCAGATACATTCTCATTAGGAATCGCAATAGAAAGAACATAATGTTTTACTTTCCAGCCTGTTTTGGTTTTCTCAACAACCCCGCTTCCTCTGCATATTCCCATTTGTGTATTGAGTAGTTCATCAAACCAGGCAAATGTGCCAATACTGGATTCCTGACGAAAAACATTTCTTTCTATAGCAGTAAAGCTCCATGCTTTTCCCTTGTCAAAATAAGGTTTGGAAAAGGCTTTAAATGCATTCATATCCCAATGTTCGGTTGCATCAGTGCCTATAAAAATGGCATCTTCGGTCATATAACCAAAATACGTGTCAAAATTAGCATTAGCAGCAGCTTGATGCCAGTTATCCAATAGTTCTTGTATCTTCTTCGTCTCAGTAGAGTTGTCATTCCTGGTAGCAGTCTGTCCTATTAAAGTAAGACTAAACAGGAGGCATGTGATGATTGTTGTTAATTTCATATGTATAATTTAATTGAGGAATAGAAAACATGTGTTTTTTGTTACGTTCTCAAAGATAAGGAAGAAAACAATTGTAAAATAAAGAAGGAGGAGATGTGACTTGTTTCGTATTTGTTTATAAAGAATGTAAATGGTTTGATGAAAATGAAAAAAAAGATTAATTAATTGAAAAACAGGTGTTTTTGCTGATTTCTTTATAAGGAGTATTGTTTTATTTTTGATATGTTCTTGATTAAGAAAGTGTAATTACAAGAAAAAATCAGATGATTATCATCTGAAAAAAATAAAATATAGTGCTTACAATAGAGTAAAAAAGGTAACTATTTGTTAGCGGGTTAAGGAAGAGGTTGTTTTTGGGCTTAGTATACAACCTCTTTTTTTATGTCTTAAAGTTGGGAGTGTTATAAAGTAAGCAAAGGATTTAATATCTTGTAAGAGTGCTTGAGGTTTGATAACAGGGTTAAGTTATACAGACACGCACTTTCTAAGAAAAACACAATGAATTATGAATGATTCAACACCAAAAGTGACAGGAATAGGAGGGATTTTTTTTCGCTCGGAGAATCCCAAAAAAATAAGAGAATGGTATGGAGAGCATCTGGGGTTAGCGGTTAATAACTACGGCTCTTCTTTTGAATTTAGAAATGCAAATCACCCAGAAAACATCAACTATCTTCAATGGAGTCCGTTTGATAAAAAAACGGAATATTTTAATCCTTCGAAAAAAGAATTTATGATTAATTACAGGGTCCAGAACATTGAAGGACTTGTGGTTAAATTAAAAGAAAAAGGAGTCACTATAGTGGATGAGATAGAAGAGTTTGAGTACGGTAAATTTGTACACATTATGGATCCTGAAGGTAATAAGATAGAATTATGGGAGCCGGTAGATCATGTTTTTACTCAAATGGGAGGGGAAACTACCAAATAAAGAAAGAACACAAAAAAACCACCTTATTTCAGGTGGTTTTTTTGTGTTTAAGTGTTATTTTAAGTGTTTGGCAAAGAATCCCATCATCGATTTATATAGTTCGATTTTATTTTCTTCATGACCAAATCCGTGTCCTTCATTATATTTCACCATGTAAGGAACATCAAATCCTCTTTTTCTCAGATTGGTAACTATCTGATCTGACTCGTCAATGTTTACACGAGGATCATTTGCTCCTTGAATTACAAATAATGGTTTTTTGATTTTTTCAACATTAAGTGCAGGAGATACTTCTTTCATGATTTTTTGATCCTCTGGAGAGTTTTCATCATACCATTGTTCGTATACCTGTCCTAGATATGGTTTCCAATAGGGAGGGAATGATTTGAAAAAAGTAAAGAGATTAGAAACCCCAACATAATCAACTCCACAAGTATATAGATCTGGAGTTTTTACCAAACTTCCCAGAGTAGCAAGTCCTCCGTAACTAGCACCGTAAATTGCTATTTTGTTTTCATCGATAAACCCGAGAGATTTGGCATAGGCAACTCCATCTTCCAGGTCATTGAGCATTTTTCTACCGATCTGTTTATTTCCTGCCATAGAAAATTTCTTTCCGAATCCTCCTGATCCTCTATAGTTGATTTGTAATGTGGCATATCCTCTACTGGCAAATAGCTGTGTTTCCGGATTGAACCCCCAGTAATCTCTGGGACCGTAAGGACCTCCATGTGGATTGACGATTAAAGGTACTTGATTTGTTGCACTGGCTCCTTTTGGAATGGTTAGGTAACCATATAACGTAAGACCATCTCGGGAAGAAAACTTAATAGGTCGCATTTCTGCCATATCCGCCTCCTTGAGTTGAGGCATAAGGTTGAAGATTTCTTTAAAAGAATCTTTTGTGGTGTCGTACAGATAGTAAACTCCATATAATTTGTCACTACCTACATAGATAAGGTATTTATCTTCATCATCAGTTTTATTGACAATAGAAAATTCTTTATCTCCAAATTGAGTAGTGAATTTTTGGTGTAATTTCTTGTAGGTTTCACTAACAGGGATTACAACAGACTTTTCCCCGTTATAATGATAATAATCTACTTCGTAACCTCTTTTTCTGGAGCGATTGATACCTCCTACGTCGAATGTTTTATTGGCATAGACTTTCTTAATTACTGATTTTTTTGCAAAATCATAAAGTAAGATTTCGTTCGTATCGTTTTCTAAATTAGAGATAACATAAGCATCATGAGGGTTGTTAGTCGAATAATCAAATCCCGCGATATAAAAATTGTCTTTCCAGGTGGTCTTTACAATTTTTTCGAAAGGTTTTGTTTCATCCGTTCTGTAGTATAAAACATATTCGGTTCCATTTTGCTGTTGGGTGTATGCTTTCAGGTTTCCGTCTTTGTCAAAATCATAACCACTGATAGGGTTTTTAGGATCTTTATTCTCGAATAATTTTACAAGGTCTCCGGTTTTGATGTTTATCTTATAAGGTTCGAAGATTTGAGGATTATCTTTATTCATTTGGATAATCATATGATCCTTCTGATCTTTTAAGGAATTAAGGATGCTTACCTGCACCCCTTCAAATGGTGTTAGCTCGGTATCATTTTTTCCGTCTAGATCTACTGCGAATAAATGATAGTTTTCGTCTCCTCCATTATCTCTGACATAGATCAGGCGGCTGTTATTAGCCCATCCGTATCCTCTGATTAGATCTTCTTTTTCTTCAATAACCCTTTTTATTTCATTTGTTTCCGTATTCTTTATGTAGACATGGTTTTTGTTGTTTTGATCTTTTTCTCTATAAGAAAAGAATAAACCATTAGGAGAGAACTTAAAAGAACTCTGTTTTGGTTTTTGGAAATAATCTTCTACGGAATATGCATATTTTTGCTTTTCGAGTTTTGCTAATGAAGCAAGTTCTTCCTTGGAAGAAGGGAGCGTTGTGTCTCCAGGTAGTTTTTTCTTTGTTTCTTGGGCTTGCATACTATAATTTGTTATGGCCCCGAACAATAAAATTAAAATTGACTTGTACATGAGTTTAGATTGTTAACTGGTTGTTTTGTAAATAGTACTACTTCGGGGTGTATTTATATACAGATCAAATAACAGAATAAAGATACTGGTTTTATACACATTCCAAAGTGATTATACATGTTTGTTAATTAGTATGTATTGTTTTTAAATTGTTACGCCTGTTAACACTAATTAACGTTGTGGTTTTCTTGATCATAGAGATTTGTGTGTTTTGCTGTTTGCAATTCGTTTTTTCTTTAAATCAATAAGAGATAAGATGATAAAAATTTAGATTGTTTTTTATACAATAATTTGTAACAAACAAGGGTTTTTAGGGTCTTACTTGATAAGTTATTTTGTTTCTTTGAAACGTATATACGATGCGCGCTTTATTAAATAAACCATATCCATACCTACATTCTTTCAAACGAAACATCCTGGGGGCTGTTTTAATAGGATTATTTGTAGTTGTTGTCAGTACGCTCTTAATAGATGGACAAGTGCTGAAAGGGTATATGGGGATATCCAGAACTACACTGGGATTATTATATGGTTTTAATACTTTTTTAGGGACTCTTCTTGTTCTTGAGTGGTTTCCTAAGGTAGGTATAACAGAGAAAAATAAAGATGAATGGACAATTGGAAAGGAATCTTTATTAATATTTTTTTTGCTTACAGTTATTACTTTATTGAATTATGGAGTCTCTTTTCTGTTTAGTTCAAAACCATCCGTTTTGTTAAGTGTTAATTATATTGCAAAAATATTCTTTTGGGTGATTGTAGTAGGGAGTGCTCCTACTTTTAGCATTGCTATATGGGTTAATTATAAAATGTTCTTAAAAAAGAATCTTTTAGAAGTTAAAGCATATAATGAAAAACTTAATGAAATAATAAGGAAAGAATTAGAGATGGAGGAAAAAAAAATGACAGTCGAAGAAAAAGTTACCTTATTTTCGACAGGGGAAACCAATAATATTCTTACCGTTTCTGTTCATACCATATTATTTATTCAAGCAGAAGAGAATTGTATAGAAGTGTATTTAATGGAGGGGGATAAACCAGTGAAAAAACAGTTGTGCCAGTCGTTAAACGAAATAGAGGAGCAATTAGCATCTTATCAATTTATTGTAAAAACCCACAATTCGTTTTTGGTTAATATTCGCAGGATTAGTTTTACAGAAGGAAATGCTAGGAATTATCGATTATTCTTTGAGGGGATTACGCATAGTGTTCCTGTATCCAGAAGTAAGTTTAAAGCTTTTCGGGCTATTTTTCAGGAAGAAATGGCTAATTCGTCAGAAGAAGCTGAGGTTTAGAATTTAAATTTTTCGCGGATACTTGCGTTTTTGCTCGAAAAGTTGCCAGCTCATGATTTGTCTAATCAGAAAAGAGACTTTCTTATTTTTTGCAAAGGATAAAGGAACGCAGTACACCTGCATAATATAAAGTTGATGTTAGTTTTGGGGTAAGGTTTTAGCTTTTTTGATCTGTGTTTTTGTGTTATTTTTGTATTCTTTTAACTTCATCCGACGAAACATTGATTACGACTATTGCAAATCTTAAAATAGGGCAGAAGGCTATCATAAAGGAGATAAATGCCGATAATATTCCACTAAAGCTACTGGAAATGGGATGTCTTCCGGGAAATGAAGTCAAGCTTTTACAATTGGCTCCTTTTGACTGTCCTATGTATTTGATGGTTAATGGTACTCATTTGGCAATTCGCAGAAATATTGCAACACAAATTGAAGTAGAAATTATAGGATAATAGAACGAAATGGGTACAAAATTGAAAGTTGCACTGATCGGAAATCCAAATACAGGAAAAACATCTGTATTTAATGTGTTGACAGGTTTGAATCAGCAGGTAGGTAATTATCCTGGTATTACGGTAGATAAGAAAGAAGGGAGTTGTCAATTATCTGAAAAGGTAAGTGCAAAAATAATGGATCTTCCAGGAACCTATAGCCTGAATGCATCTTCTCTGGATGAGAATGTAGCGGTTAATGTTTTATTGGATAAGAAAGATGTGAACTATCCTGATGTTATTGTCGTAGTCTGTGATGTTGCCAATCTCAAAAGAAACCTGCTTCTTTTTACCCAAATAAAAGAGCTTGGAGTTCCTGTTGTCTTAGCGATCAATATGGTAGATAATATGGAGAAGAAAGGCATTTCTCTCGATATTCCGAAGCTGGAAGAAGAATTAAAGACCAGAATAGTACTGATCAGTGCAAGGAAAAAAATGGGAATTGAAGCGCTAAAAGAGAGTATTCTATCTTTTAAAGAGTTGTCTTTAGAACCTTGTTTAGATGCATTGCGATTTGCACCAGAGTATTTTCAGGCGTTGGAAAAAAGGTCTTCAGAGCAATTAAAATATGTTGCCTGGATAAAAAGAACACAGGAGATTTATTTTCAACAGAAAAAAGAAGAGCAATTACACGATTTTTTTGCTCATGAAGTAGATTCTGTAGCGGCATTAAAGCGTTTTCAACAAAAGGAAACGATCCTTAGGTATCAATTTATCAATAATACACTAAAAGAAGCTTTCTCTGTAGATACGGCAAAGGCAACTGGAATACGAGAACGACTGGATCGTATTTTGGTTCATAAGTTCTGGGGGTATATTATTTTCTTTATGATTTTATTGCTGGTCTTTCAGGCGATTTATGATTGGTCGTCATACCCTATGGATGCAATTGATGCATTATTTGCATGGATGAGTGAGAAATCAAAAATCATTTTACCTTCAGGTCCTTTAGTAGATCTGATAACAGAAGGAATCATTCCAGGGGTAGGAGGAGTCGTGATTTTTATTCCTCAAATTGCATTTTTGTTTTTCTTTATCGCTATGCTGGAAGAGAGTGGTTATATGAGTAGGGTAGTGTTTTTAATGGATAGAACGATGCGAAAATTCGGATTGAGTGGAAAAAGCGTTGTTCCTCTTATATCAGGAACTGCCTGTGCAATCCCTGCTGTGATGGCGGCACGGAATATAGAAAACTGGAAAGAGCGACTCATTACGATCCTGGTTGTGCCTTTTACTACATGCTCAGCAAGATTACCAGTGTATTTGATCATTATCTCTCTTGTTATACCAGAAGAAAAAATAGGAGGAGTAATCAGTTATCAGGGGCTGACAATGTTAGTGTTGTATATTTTAGGTTTTGTAAGCGCTGTGGGAGGAGCCTGGTTGCTCAATAAGTTGTTAAAAATAAAAAACATCTCCTATTTTGTAATAGAAATGCCGGATTATAAGGTTCCGTTGTTTAAAAATGTTCTGATTACAGTACTTGATAAGACAAAAGCTTTTGTATTTGATGCGGGGAAGATTATTCTGGCGATATCTGTTGTGCTTTGGGGATTGGCAAGTTTTGGTCCTAATGAGAATTTTAATAATGCAGCAACTATAATAACTGAGAAATATCCATCCTTGACAGAGGAAGAAAAAGAACATAGAATAGCCTCTTATCAATTGGAACATTCATTTATTGGGTATGCAGGAAAGGCTATAGAACCAGTAGTGGCCCCTTTAGGGTATGATTGGAAAATAGGAATTGGAGTTATTAGTTCTTTTGCAGCAAGAGAAGTGTTTGTAGGAACACTAGCAACAATTTATAGTATTGATGGAGATAATGAAGATACGATTAAGAATAAAATGGCAGCAGAAATACATCCGGTAACAGGAAAACCATTATATAATTTGGCGAGTGGGATTTCTTTATTGCTGTTTTATGCTTTTGCGATGCAATGTATGAGTACACTAGCTATTGTAAAAAGAGAGACTAATAGCTGGAAGTGGCCAATGCTTCAGTTTTTCGTTATGAGTGGTTTTGCGTATATTATAGCACTAATAGCATATCAACTATTGATATAATTGATTAGGTGAAATGAATATTTTTACACAGAATATTATCGTTGTGCTAATTATAGGATGGGCTGTTTTCTTTTTGATAACAAGATTCATTGGTATATCTTTTTTTGTAAAATCATCAGGGAAACAAAAAAAAGGCTGTAGCAAACATGATTGCAACTGTTAGTTTATAGATGTTTTTTTTGTTTGCCAAAAGAACGATTGCTACTAATTAAATAAACACCGATAATGATTAATCCGCAACATAATAATTTGGAAGCAGTAATGTCTCCTTTGTAAAGACTATCAGGAATCATATAGGATACGATTGCTACTAAGATCATTGCTACAGCAGGTTGCACATAAATATAACTACTGGAAACCGTTGGTTTTACATGCTTTAAAGCAAACATGTTAAGTAGGTATGCTAAAAAGGTAGGTCCTAAAACTACATAAAAAAGAGCTGTCCAATTCGTAGGAGCAAAGGAAGTAAAATCAGTTCGCATCAATGAAGAAAAGCAAAAAGGAAGCATGAATAGGAAGCCAAATAAAAAGGTCCATCCGATAACAGTTATGGGTTTGTATTTAGACATCATAGGTTTAACTAAAACCAAATACAAAGAAAAAACCAATGCGTTGATAAAAATAAAAAAGTTTCCCAGTATGGATCCTGTGCCTGTACCTGATTTTCCTAGATAGATAAGAATAACAGCTCCGCCCCCACCTATACATATTCCGAGAATCCGGGAAATAGTCAAAGGTTCTTTTAAAATAAAGTAGCTCATAATTACTGTAAAAATCGGCATTGCAGTCACAATGATTGCTGCATCAACCGGAGAAGTGAGACTTAGACCATTCATAGAGAAAAATTGGTTGGCAGCTACTCCGAGAAATCCACATAATGCCAGACGTGCAATATCTCTTTTTGCTACAGTCTCTTTGATGAATGTTTTGAGAACAATGAAAAGAAGTCCGGCTCCTCCTATTCGCAAAAAAACCAATGCAGAAGCTTCAATTTTATGAGGCATTAACCCTTTGGCGACTAAATAATTTGCTCCATATATAATATTGACACTTAATAAAGCAAGATGAGATTTAACAGTATTGGATATCATCTGACAAAGAAACAAAAACTATAGAAGTATCCATTTGTTTTTATTGTGTTAATACTTCTATGTAATAGTCTTTTTTATGAAAAGTCTTTTTAGAAGAAGGGTATGGTTTTATGGTATGAGTGATAATGGTCTTGTCCTTAGTTTGGAATAAAGAAGCAGGGTTTTTAGGGTTGATATTATTAACACCAAATGTAAGTTCTTTTGTAACAGTAGGGGTACCTGTTTTTTGGATGGATATAATTGCTAGAACACTTCCAGACCACATGCATGTCAGATCTGAAGGGCATCTGGAGTCATTTTTGACATCGATGAGGGTGA contains:
- a CDS encoding HAD family hydrolase — protein: MSHFANTNTLFVFDIDGTLTDSVPMYLMAVTNAMYALGIKEIDTDYNAYKHHSDSYALRFNYERNFEIPYTKEILTLFEKALIEEMKTFSPVTEIKGAGRFIDFLKTAKIPFCFATGSLPKPALLKMEQSGIWCDEAVLATSKTHEARTGFVAEAIEKAKKYYATSGFSKIISVGDGVWDLKTAKEMSLDFVGIGSKNKKELIKLGAQHYFDSIEELQSYFFSD
- a CDS encoding nuclear transport factor 2 family protein: MKLTTIITCLLFSLTLIGQTATRNDNSTETKKIQELLDNWHQAAANANFDTYFGYMTEDAIFIGTDATEHWDMNAFKAFSKPYFDKGKAWSFTAIERNVFRQESSIGTFAWFDELLNTQMGICRGSGVVEKTKTGWKVKHYVLSIAIPNENVSDVTSLKKDFDAALITKLINN
- a CDS encoding VOC family protein, which gives rise to MNDSTPKVTGIGGIFFRSENPKKIREWYGEHLGLAVNNYGSSFEFRNANHPENINYLQWSPFDKKTEYFNPSKKEFMINYRVQNIEGLVVKLKEKGVTIVDEIEEFEYGKFVHIMDPEGNKIELWEPVDHVFTQMGGETTK
- a CDS encoding S9 family peptidase, encoding MQAQETKKKLPGDTTLPSSKEELASLAKLEKQKYAYSVEDYFQKPKQSSFKFSPNGLFFSYREKDQNNKNHVYIKNTETNEIKRVIEEKEDLIRGYGWANNSRLIYVRDNGGDENYHLFAVDLDGKNDTELTPFEGVQVSILNSLKDQKDHMIIQMNKDNPQIFEPYKINIKTGDLVKLFENKDPKNPISGYDFDKDGNLKAYTQQQNGTEYVLYYRTDETKPFEKIVKTTWKDNFYIAGFDYSTNNPHDAYVISNLENDTNEILLYDFAKKSVIKKVYANKTFDVGGINRSRKRGYEVDYYHYNGEKSVVIPVSETYKKLHQKFTTQFGDKEFSIVNKTDDEDKYLIYVGSDKLYGVYYLYDTTKDSFKEIFNLMPQLKEADMAEMRPIKFSSRDGLTLYGYLTIPKGASATNQVPLIVNPHGGPYGPRDYWGFNPETQLFASRGYATLQINYRGSGGFGKKFSMAGNKQIGRKMLNDLEDGVAYAKSLGFIDENKIAIYGASYGGLATLGSLVKTPDLYTCGVDYVGVSNLFTFFKSFPPYWKPYLGQVYEQWYDENSPEDQKIMKEVSPALNVEKIKKPLFVIQGANDPRVNIDESDQIVTNLRKRGFDVPYMVKYNEGHGFGHEENKIELYKSMMGFFAKHLK
- a CDS encoding LytTR family DNA-binding domain-containing protein, translated to MRALLNKPYPYLHSFKRNILGAVLIGLFVVVVSTLLIDGQVLKGYMGISRTTLGLLYGFNTFLGTLLVLEWFPKVGITEKNKDEWTIGKESLLIFFLLTVITLLNYGVSFLFSSKPSVLLSVNYIAKIFFWVIVVGSAPTFSIAIWVNYKMFLKKNLLEVKAYNEKLNEIIRKELEMEEKKMTVEEKVTLFSTGETNNILTVSVHTILFIQAEENCIEVYLMEGDKPVKKQLCQSLNEIEEQLASYQFIVKTHNSFLVNIRRISFTEGNARNYRLFFEGITHSVPVSRSKFKAFRAIFQEEMANSSEEAEV
- a CDS encoding FeoA family protein, whose protein sequence is MITTIANLKIGQKAIIKEINADNIPLKLLEMGCLPGNEVKLLQLAPFDCPMYLMVNGTHLAIRRNIATQIEVEIIG
- the feoB gene encoding ferrous iron transport protein B, with the protein product MGTKLKVALIGNPNTGKTSVFNVLTGLNQQVGNYPGITVDKKEGSCQLSEKVSAKIMDLPGTYSLNASSLDENVAVNVLLDKKDVNYPDVIVVVCDVANLKRNLLLFTQIKELGVPVVLAINMVDNMEKKGISLDIPKLEEELKTRIVLISARKKMGIEALKESILSFKELSLEPCLDALRFAPEYFQALEKRSSEQLKYVAWIKRTQEIYFQQKKEEQLHDFFAHEVDSVAALKRFQQKETILRYQFINNTLKEAFSVDTAKATGIRERLDRILVHKFWGYIIFFMILLLVFQAIYDWSSYPMDAIDALFAWMSEKSKIILPSGPLVDLITEGIIPGVGGVVIFIPQIAFLFFFIAMLEESGYMSRVVFLMDRTMRKFGLSGKSVVPLISGTACAIPAVMAARNIENWKERLITILVVPFTTCSARLPVYLIIISLVIPEEKIGGVISYQGLTMLVLYILGFVSAVGGAWLLNKLLKIKNISYFVIEMPDYKVPLFKNVLITVLDKTKAFVFDAGKIILAISVVLWGLASFGPNENFNNAATIITEKYPSLTEEEKEHRIASYQLEHSFIGYAGKAIEPVVAPLGYDWKIGIGVISSFAAREVFVGTLATIYSIDGDNEDTIKNKMAAEIHPVTGKPLYNLASGISLLLFYAFAMQCMSTLAIVKRETNSWKWPMLQFFVMSGFAYIIALIAYQLLI
- a CDS encoding DMT family transporter; amino-acid sequence: MISNTVKSHLALLSVNIIYGANYLVAKGLMPHKIEASALVFLRIGGAGLLFIVLKTFIKETVAKRDIARLALCGFLGVAANQFFSMNGLSLTSPVDAAIIVTAMPIFTVIMSYFILKEPLTISRILGICIGGGGAVILIYLGKSGTGTGSILGNFFIFINALVFSLYLVLVKPMMSKYKPITVIGWTFLFGFLFMLPFCFSSLMRTDFTSFAPTNWTALFYVVLGPTFLAYLLNMFALKHVKPTVSSSYIYVQPAVAMILVAIVSYMIPDSLYKGDITASKLLCCGLIIIGVYLISSNRSFGKQKKHL